The Streptomyces sp. Mut1 genome window below encodes:
- a CDS encoding VOC family protein yields the protein MLRLGIPVIGVTNVPRAEAFWTAALNLVPAEEWKTDTWRTLTYRDGSGRALGLLRSASPAEPHPRLHLDLFTDTAEEQRAEVRRLVGLGARTVDWDHYPPDPDFVVLADPDDNIFCVVDLSHAPSGGDRPTP from the coding sequence ATGCTGAGACTAGGAATCCCCGTCATCGGTGTTACGAACGTTCCCCGCGCGGAGGCTTTCTGGACCGCCGCCCTGAACCTGGTCCCCGCCGAGGAGTGGAAGACCGATACGTGGCGGACGCTCACCTACCGCGACGGTTCCGGCCGAGCCCTTGGCCTGTTGCGCAGCGCTTCGCCGGCGGAGCCGCACCCCCGTCTCCACCTGGACCTCTTCACGGACACGGCCGAGGAACAGCGGGCGGAGGTCCGGCGACTGGTCGGTCTCGGCGCGCGAACCGTCGACTGGGACCACTACCCGCCCGATCCCGACTTCGTTGTTCTCGCCGACCCGGACGACAACATCTTCTGCGTCGTGGACCTGAGCCACGCACCCAGCGGCGGTGACCGGCCGACACCCTGA
- a CDS encoding endonuclease/exonuclease/phosphatase family protein: MTGTGARWLVGALIVACVLLAGPSAPDGAYIAKPLPADAPQEVVPNRVMTWNICNPCKGNGRNIGRAAEIATYAPQVIGLQEACVGDVERIRDHLRHLYGLVYHVEYGSVLRSWSRCGGLPWSPGGFGQAILSAAPMTDPVNVEYPDGGSEDRGYMAVTTLVDGSPVRVFNTHLAQWSQASVRAGQTGVLAKAVARHDRTIVLGDFNAVPDAAELAVMWGLAADADPGCDPSAARTCEPTTDWRRKFDYIFLRGFTPLDHGAHLTPHSDHDLVRADLRPA, encoded by the coding sequence GTGACCGGAACCGGCGCGCGGTGGCTCGTGGGGGCGCTGATCGTGGCCTGCGTGCTGCTGGCCGGCCCCAGTGCGCCGGACGGCGCCTACATCGCCAAGCCGCTGCCGGCCGACGCCCCCCAGGAAGTCGTGCCGAACCGCGTCATGACGTGGAACATCTGCAACCCCTGCAAGGGGAACGGCCGGAACATCGGCCGGGCGGCGGAGATCGCCACGTACGCGCCTCAGGTCATCGGCCTGCAAGAAGCGTGCGTGGGTGATGTCGAGAGGATCCGGGATCATCTCCGGCACCTGTACGGGCTGGTCTACCACGTCGAGTACGGCTCCGTGCTGCGGAGTTGGAGCCGCTGCGGGGGTCTGCCGTGGAGTCCGGGGGGCTTCGGCCAGGCGATCCTCTCGGCCGCTCCGATGACCGACCCCGTGAACGTGGAGTACCCCGACGGCGGTTCCGAGGACCGCGGGTACATGGCCGTCACCACCCTCGTGGACGGCTCGCCCGTCCGGGTCTTCAACACGCACCTGGCCCAGTGGAGTCAGGCCTCGGTCCGCGCCGGGCAGACCGGCGTGCTGGCGAAGGCGGTCGCCCGGCATGACCGCACGATCGTTCTCGGCGACTTCAACGCCGTGCCGGATGCCGCCGAACTCGCCGTGATGTGGGGCCTGGCCGCGGACGCGGACCCCGGGTGCGATCCCTCGGCGGCCCGTACGTGCGAGCCGACCACCGATTGGCGCCGCAAGTTCGACTACATCTTTCTGCGCGGCTTCACCCCGCTCGACCACGGTGCGCATCTCACTCCGCACTCCGACCACGATCTGGTGCGGGCCGACCTGAGGCCGGCGTAG
- a CDS encoding Stk1 family PASTA domain-containing Ser/Thr kinase yields MVAMWTVPPWRWFAKLGATFGAFLLFAIGGGVGGQLDDGSADKANAKAPAAADERHTPASSATASAPPVIADYTGRSLAEAEKGTRSVGFTPARHDASTENRAIQNSANWSVCFQDADTARMTIDFAAAKSGEPCPEEDGGPLAWPMMPDVVGATYASAVKSLTHAGIPLGRVTLDDVYLDVDAPTVEEAAENGNEWHVCFQSPDDKRQVDSTTEVRLDLGRWTDESSVRSCPESKDTTYEDPANAPGSQDDGDEVGSGSASGGDGHSSGAARSESSGGGGSPPGGNPPGDGSSGGSSSGGGSSGGGTSGGSAGTVHPGAFCSPPDTGVTAAGTPMVCGPAADGRNRWHHA; encoded by the coding sequence ATGGTGGCGATGTGGACCGTTCCGCCGTGGCGCTGGTTCGCCAAGCTCGGCGCGACGTTCGGCGCCTTCCTGCTGTTCGCCATCGGCGGGGGTGTCGGTGGCCAACTCGACGACGGCAGCGCGGACAAGGCCAACGCGAAGGCTCCCGCGGCGGCTGACGAGCGGCATACACCCGCGTCGTCCGCCACCGCGTCCGCGCCTCCGGTGATCGCCGACTACACCGGCAGGTCACTGGCCGAGGCCGAGAAGGGGACCCGGTCCGTCGGTTTCACCCCCGCCCGTCACGACGCGTCCACGGAGAACCGCGCCATCCAGAACAGCGCGAACTGGAGCGTGTGTTTCCAGGACGCCGACACGGCCAGGATGACGATCGACTTCGCGGCGGCCAAAAGCGGCGAGCCGTGCCCGGAGGAGGACGGGGGCCCGCTTGCGTGGCCGATGATGCCGGACGTCGTCGGCGCCACCTACGCCTCGGCGGTCAAGTCCCTGACGCACGCCGGCATCCCGCTCGGCCGCGTCACGCTGGACGACGTCTACCTCGATGTCGACGCCCCCACCGTCGAGGAAGCGGCGGAGAACGGCAACGAGTGGCATGTCTGCTTCCAGTCGCCGGACGACAAGAGGCAGGTGGACTCCACCACCGAGGTCCGACTCGATCTGGGGCGGTGGACCGACGAGAGCAGCGTGCGGAGTTGTCCCGAGTCCAAGGACACCACCTACGAGGACCCGGCCAACGCTCCCGGCAGCCAAGACGACGGGGACGAGGTCGGAAGCGGAAGCGCCTCGGGTGGGGACGGGCATTCATCCGGCGCCGCCCGGTCCGAAAGCTCCGGGGGCGGCGGGAGTCCTCCGGGCGGAAACCCCCCGGGCGACGGCTCCTCCGGCGGGTCGTCCTCCGGCGGCGGTTCCTCGGGCGGAGGCACTTCGGGCGGCAGCGCCGGAACCGTGCACCCCGGGGCGTTCTGCTCTCCCCCCGACACGGGCGTCACCGCCGCCGGCACCCCGATGGTCTGCGGCCCCGCCGCCGACGGGCGCAACCGCTGGCACCACGCCTGA